Proteins encoded within one genomic window of Apis mellifera strain DH4 linkage group LG1, Amel_HAv3.1, whole genome shotgun sequence:
- the LOC412191 gene encoding protein diaphanous, with the protein MANRKDKSSTGFLDTWFGRPKKSGRGGGVRSGLGNNTIPRPHSGDDFNEIEQQRCIIERMDKETVNDKFEEMLANMNLTEEKKEPLRQQSEAKKREMLVLHYKGSIQENKSKFDKPADYIQYLAQPDLSVNKIYNCIESLRIALTNNPLSWVQEFGTKGLKQVLATLNECYRNAFIYYNSDNRYERIQYECIRCLKAIMNNTVGIKEMLAHQEALTIVARSLEPTKPSVMSEAVKLLGAVCLISSDSHKKVLDAITMNGEFKGRERFLPIVQGLMNKKNENLRVECLQLINSIISSAEELDFRLHLRNEIMRVGLADILETLEKNESEDLARHLKIFNDHKEEDYEEFVQRFDHVRLELDDVNDCFEVIKNMVMETSAEPYFLSILQHLLFVRDDALVRPAYYKLIEECVSQIVLHRSGCDPDFSATKRFQIDVQPLIDTLVEKSRVEEERRLVEVLQKLEEAIASKQEAEAKLQHAENKIRELEQGGIKSTNGNAKIGSVLSGLAGIGNLPPPPPPLPNASGSAIIAPPPPPPPPLPGSGGLCPPPPPLPGLGGPPPPPMPGTLASPKPPPMPQSGPPPPMMIGINSTSQSLPLGLKPKKKWEVDAPLKRANWKAIMPHKLTEKSFWIKVQEDKLASPEILNGLSLKFASKPSGKKIDDVVDKSAPSKKVKDLKVLDGKAAQNILILLNGTLKHMSYEEVKSCLLKCEGPVISDNILQGLIQYLPPPDQLKKLHFYKDQYDDLTEAEQFCITISTIKRLLPRLRSLSFMLRYEELVQDVKPDIVAGTAACEEVKDSKKFARILELILLLGNYMNSGSKNGQAFGFEISFLTKLTSTKDVDNKQTLMHYLVDTIEQKFSECLSFTEELAHVDRASRVSLENVQRTLRQMDSSIRNLEQDLSNAKIPQSDEDMFLHVMGPFAKKARESYEVLQNMFKNMDSLYTEISEFFSFDKQKYTIEEFFGDIKTFKDDFMQAQKEIIKMRETEEKQRRAREAREKAEAEKAARVARKIALVDMNAHETQEGVMDSLMEALQTGSAFSRPDQRRKRQTRAAGAERRAQLNRSRSRTGLVGTGLLGRELSTELISSA; encoded by the exons ATGGCCAACAGAAAAGATAAATCATCTACAGGTTtt CTGGACACATGGTTCGGCCGACCAAAAAAATCCGGGCGCGGAGGTGGGGTCAGAAGTGGTTTAGGAAACAATACTATACCACGACCTCATTCCGGTGATGATTTCAATGAGATTGAACAGCAACGTTGTATTATCGAAAGAATGGATAAAGAGACAGTAAATgacaaatttgaagaaatgttG gctaatatgaatttaaccgaagaaaaaaaagaaccattACGACAACAATCGGAagcaaagaaaagagagatgtTGGTTTTGCATTATAAAGGTAGCATTCAagagaataaatcaaaatttgataaaccTGCGGATTATATTCAGTATTTGGCACAACCTGATTTAAGTGTCAACAAAATCTACAATTGCATTGAATCATTAAGAATAGCATTGACAAACAATCCTTTAAGTTGGGTTCAGGAATTTGGTACAAAAGGATTGAAACAGGTTTTAGCGACGCTCAACGAGTGCTATCGAAA TGccttcatatattataatag TGACAATCGATATGAACGTATACAGTACGAATGCATTCGATGTTTGAAAGCTATTATGAATAATACCGTTGGTATAAAGGAGATGTTGGCTCATCAGGAAGCACTCACGATCGTAGCTAGATCATTGGAGCCGACAAAACCATCCGTTATGTCAGAAGCTGTAAAACTGCTTGGTGCAGTTTGCCTTATTTCAAGCGACAGTCATAAAAAAGTTTTGGATGCAATTACCATGAACGGAGAATttaaaggaagagaaagatttttacCTATTGTGCAGGGTCTGATGAataagaagaatgaaaatctaaga GTGGAGTGCCTTCAACTTATCAATTCTATCATTTCTTCGGCCGAAGAATTAGACTTTAGATTGCATTTACGAAATGAAATCATGCGAGTCGGCTTAGCCgatattttagaaacattggaaaaaaatgaatctgaAGATTTAGCTagacatttgaaaatttttaatgatcacAAAGAGGAAGATTATGAAGAATTTGTACAAAGATTTGATCACGTTCGATTGGAATTAGATGATGTAAATGATTGTTttgaagtaattaaaaatatggtaATGGAAACGTCTGCTGAACCATACTTTTTATCAATACTTCAACATCTTTTATTCGTCAGAGACGATGCTTTAGTCAG aCCGGCCTATTATAAACTAATAGAAGAATGCGTATCACAAATTGTGTTGCACCGTTCAGGCTGTGATCCGGATTTTAGTGCAACTAAGCGCTTTCAAATTGATGTCCAACCATTGATCGATACATTAGTTGAAAAATCGCGAGTGGAAGAAGAAAGGCGATTGGTTGAAGTATTACAAAAGTTAGAAGAAGCTATAGCTAGTAAACAAGAAGCAGAAGCAAAACTTCAACAtgcagaaaataaaattagagaatTGGAGCAAGGAGGAATAAAATCAACTAACGGTAATGCG AAAATTGGTTCAGTCTTATCGGGTTTGGCTGGAATTGGTAATCTTCCACCTCCACCACCTCCGCTTCCGAATGCAAGTGGATCAGCAATAATAGCACCGCCACCTCCACCGCCACCACCTTTACCGGGTTCTGGTGGTCTATGTCCACCTCCACCACCACTTCCTGGATTAGGaggaccaccaccaccacctatGCCTGGTACACTAGCAAGTCCTAAACCTCCACCAATGCCACAATCAGGTCCACCACCACCAATGATGATTGGCATTAATTCCACATCACAATCACTTCCATTAGGATTaaagccaaaaaaaaaatgggaagTCGATGCACCGTTGAAAAGAGCAAATTGGAAAgca ATCATGCCACATAAACTCACCGAAAAATCATTTTGGATAAAAGTACAAGAGGATAAATTGGCCAGTCCCGAAATATTAAATGGTTTAAGCCTAAAGTTTGCATCAAAACCAAgtgggaaaaaaattgatgacgTTGTCGATAA ATCAGCCCCATCaaaaaaagtgaaagatttaaaagtCCTTGATGGAAAAGCTGctcaaaatattcttatacttCTTAATGGTACTTTAAAGCATATGTCATATGAAGAGGTAAAGTCTTGTTTACTCAAATGTGAAGGACCCGTTATTTCGGATAATATACTTCAAGGATTGATACAGTATTTACCGCCACccgatcaattaaaaaaacttcatttttataaagatcagTACGATGATTTAACAGAAGCTGAACAGTTTTGTATTACT ATATCGACAATCAAGAGATTGTTGCCGAGACTGAGATCATTAAGTTTCATGCTGCGATACGAAGAATTAGTGCAAGATGTAAAACCGGATATAGTGGCAGGCACAGCAGCTTGTGAAGAAGTAAAGGATAGTAAAAAATTTGCCAGAATTCTGGAATTGATTCTACTGCTTGGCAATTATATGAATTCTGGTTCAAAGAATGGTCAAGCATTTGGATTTGAAATTAGTTTTCTTACTAAG ttGACTAGCACCAAGGACGTTGATAACAAACAGACTTTAATGCATTATTTAGTAGATACAATAGAACAAAAGTTCTCAGAATGTCTCAGTTTTACAGAAGAATTGGCACATGTAGATAGAGCAAGTCGAGTTTCGTTAGAAAATGTACAAAGAACTTTGCGACAAATGGATTCTAGTATTCGAAATCTCGAACAAGATTTGTCGAATGCCAAAATACCACAATCCGATGAAGATATGTTTTTACATGTTATGGgt CCTTTTGCAAAAAAGGCCCGTGAATCCTACGAAGTTCttcaaaatatgtttaaaaatatggaCAGTTTATACACAGAAATttccgaatttttttcttttgataaacaaaaatatacaatagaagaattttttggcgatataaaaacatttaaagatGATTTCATG CAAgctcaaaaagaaataataaagatgagAGAAACAGAAGAAAAGCAAAGAAGAGCGAGAGAGGCGCGAGAAAAAGCAGAAGCGGAGAAAGCAGCTCGAGTAGCAAGAAAAATAGCACTTGTCGATATGAATGCACATGAAACTCAGGAAGGTGTTATGGATAGCTTAATGGAAGCTCTTCAAACTGGTTCCGCGTTTAGTCGACCAGATCAACGTCGGAAACGTCAAACACGCGCTGCTGGTG cAGAAAGAAGAGCTCAACTTAATAGAAGTCGATCGCGTACCGGATTAGTTGGAACTGGTTTGCTAGGAAGAGAACTTTCAAC AGAACTTATAAGCTCGGCATAA